The following proteins come from a genomic window of Pocillopora verrucosa isolate sample1 chromosome 6, ASM3666991v2, whole genome shotgun sequence:
- the LOC131780713 gene encoding uncharacterized protein, with protein sequence MPLNEIQATWKFLFFFATLMLVTLIFTTWKFDSAKSPNQVKATKELFLYLTQTERCLRTNVTRNLDLDNRSKCGCDVVVLSYKAECREYRPAHFTYLFDNTTTWGSGRNRLFFHALERNTYYLYYIFLDDDISLKFNEKATPAMRQLSPIQAFQNWLLDYEPAVGVMDYSNNPAKSLIQLNWKICNKNFVNHTWVASPIIFFDPVINAFHAKAVVHIFPLDTRFEQVNWWFTDKYLCSVVEIKFRGQALLFFPVTVYNPLHRPYPRSLAGINKAWREFIKDVKRDVPERFANHSLLRKFKKDPQLYTRKSQTYCMNVTRHQEIVPFAHFAREEDKKSI encoded by the coding sequence ATGCCTCTTAACGAGATTCAAGCGACGTggaagtttcttttcttttttgctacGTTAATGCTGGTTACGTTAATCTTTACCACGTGGAAATTTGACTCTGCTAAAAGCCCAAACCAGGTGAAAGCGACGAAAGAATTATTTCTGTATCTTACACAAACCGAAAGATGTCTTCGAACGAATGTCACACGAAATCTGGACTTAGACAACCGTTCAAAATGTGGCTGTGACGTTGTTGTTTTAAGTTATAAAGCAGAGTGCCGAGAATATCGCCCAGCTCACTTCACCTACTTGTTTGACAACACAACCACTTGGGGATCCGGTCGTAACAGGCTTTTCTTCCACGCTTTAGAGAGAAACACCTATTACTTGTATTACATATTTCTTGACGATGACATCTCCCTGAAATTTAACGAAAAAGCAACTCCAGCAATGAGACAACTCAGTCCAATCCAAGCTTTCCAAAACTGGCTTCTGGATTACGAGCCTGCAGTTGGTGTAATGGACTATTCGAACAATCCAGCGAAATCTTTAATCCAACTAAACTGGAAGATTTGCAATAAGAACTTTGTAAATCACACTTGGGTTGCAAGTCCGATCATTTTTTTCGATCCTGTTATTAATGCCTTTCATGCAAAAGCGGTCGTCCACATATTTCCGCTGGATACACGGTTTGAACAAGTTAATTGGTGGTTCACAGATAAATATCTTTGTTCTGTCGTGGAGATAAAGTTTCGTGGGCAAGCGTTGTTGTTCTTTCCTGTAACAGTCTACAATCCTCTGCATCGCCCATACCCGAGGTCTCTTGCGGGAATAAACAAAGCCTGGAGAGAATTTATTAAAGATGTAAAAAGAGATGTCCCCGAGCGATTCGCAAATCACAGCTTACTTAGGAAATTCAAGAAGGATCCACAATTATACACGAGAAAATCACAGACTTACTGCATGAATGTAACCCGTCACCAGGAAATTGTACCGTTTGCACACTTTGCAAGAGAGGAAGATAAAAAAAGCATTTAA
- the LOC131780714 gene encoding uncharacterized protein — MATLIFTTWKFDSAKSPNQVKATQELFVYLTQTERCLRTKLTQNLDLSNRSKCRCDVVVLSYKAECREYRPAHFTYLFDNTTTWGSGRNRLFFHTLERNTNYLYYIFLDDEISLKFNEKATPAMRQLSPIQAFQNWLLDYEPAVGVMDYSNNPAKSLIQLNWKICNKNLVNHTWVASPIIFFDPVINAFHAKAVVHIFPLDTRFEQVNWWFTDKYLCSVVEIKFRGQALLFFPVTVYNPLHRSYPRSLAGTKKAWREFIKDVKRDVPERFANHSLLRKFKKDPQLYTRKSQTYCMNVTHHQEIVPFAHFAREEDKKKYLT; from the coding sequence ATGGCTACTTTAATCTTTACCACGTGGAAATTTGACTCTGCTAAAAGCCCAAACCAAGTGAAAGCAACGCAAGAGTTATTTGTGTATCTTACTCAAACCGAAAGATGTCTTCGAACGAAACTCACACAAAATCTGGATTTAAGCAACCGTTCAAAATGTCGCTGTGACGTTGTTGTTTTAAGTTATAAAGCAGAGTGCCGAGAATATCGCCCAGCTCACTTCACCTACTTGTTTGACAACACAACCACTTGGGGATCCGGCCGTAACAGGCTTTTCTTCCACACTTTAGAGAGAAACACCAATTACTTGTATTACATATTTCTTGACGATGAAATCTCCCTGAAATTTAACGAAAAAGCAACTCCAGCAATGAGACAACTCAGTCCAATCCAAGCTTTCCAAAACTGGCTTCTGGATTACGAGCCTGCGGTTGGTGTAATGGACTATTCGAACAATCCAGCGAAATCTTTAATCCAACTAAACTGGAAGATTTGCAATAAGAACCTTGTAAACCACACTTGGGTTGCAAGTCCGATCATTTTTTTCGATCCTGTTATTAATGCCTTTCATGCAAAAGCGGTCGTCCACATATTTCCGCTGGATACACGGTTTGAACAAGTTAACTGGTGGTTCACAGATAAATATCTTTGTTCTGTCGTAGAGATAAAGTTTCGTGGGCAAGCGTTGTTGTTCTTTCCTGTAACAGTCTACAATCCTCTGCATCGCTCATACCCGAGGTCTCTTGCGGGAACAAAGAAAGCCTGGAGAGAATTCATTAAGGATGTAAAAAGAGATGTCCCCGAGCGATTCGCAAATCACAGCTTACTTAGGAAATTCAAGAAGGATCCACAATTATACACGAGAAAATCACAGACTTACTGCATGAATGTAACCCATCACCAGGAAATTGTACCGTTTGCACACTTTGCAAGagaggaagataaaaaaaaatatttaacatag